The segment GCGCATCCGCGAGCGGAAGAAGCCGAAGTGACCGACCTTCGGCAGTCCGATTCTCGCGGGATCGACGCGCCGCTCCTCGAAGCGGCAGTTCCGGAACAGGGCGACGATCCTCGCGGTGGCCTCTTCCGTCGCGAACGGATCGTCGCCGACCGAGACGACCAGCGCGTTCGCGCGAAACGCATCGAAGCGCGCGACGACGTTGGCGATGCGTTCGGTGTCGGGGGATCCGTCCGGGCGTTTCAGGTACCACCAGGGCTCGGGCTTGCGCCGGCGCGCCCAGTCCCGAGCGACCCCGGCCGGGAGGTCGGAAGGCAGTCCGAACGGACGGCCCGGAACATACCCGGTGAACCGCGCCAGCAAGGGCATCGCGACGTGCCACGCGGCGTACATCGGCAGGCGAACCCGCGGAGCGTAATCGCGCCAGTACCCGGTGTGCGCGCCGACCAGCGCCAGCCGATCGACGTGCTCGCCGCGCGGGGCGAGTCCGGCGACGAAACCGCCGATGCTGTGGCCGAGCACGGTGAGCTTAGATGTCGGGAACCGGGCTCGCATGACGTCGAGGATTGCGGCACAATCCTTGCTTCCCCAGTCCTCGACCGTCGCCTCGAAGCCCTTGAGTCTGGCTGGGCACGACGACCCGATGCCGCGATAATCGTAGGTGAGCGTCGGCGCGCCACGATCGGCGAGCCAGGCCGCGAAGCGATCGTAGTAGCGGGCCGGAATGCCCGCCCCGGCGTTGACGACGACGATGTGGGCGGACGAAGGATCCGCGGAGGACGTCCAGAGGGTCGCCCCGAGCGGGAAGCCGTCGGTGGCAGGCACGACGAAGGACTGTGCATGCGCCATGTTCTGCGGCGAGGACGGCCTCGCCGAGTCCGGAGTTGTTCCGCGTTGCCCTGGTGGGCCGCAACGGAGGAATCGAAAGTGCCTGAATCGCGGTTTGCGTCGGTTGCTTCGCTGCGATTGCCCGCGAGGGCGGCGGACGCCGCGGCGCGAAGTCGCCTCGTGCTCGGCGCGAATGGCGACGCCGGGGCGCTGTCGCTCGCCACCGATTCCCCCGCGTCCGCACGCTAGGATGCCACACTGACCGCGACGAGCACGATGGCCCGCCCTTCACCGCCGCCCGTGTCGCAGTCCCCGAGCCCGCCGGGACGTCTGCGCGCGCTGCTCGCCCGCGCGGACCGGCCGGAACTCGAACAGGCGGTCCTGCGGGTCTCGATCGTCGCGCTCGTCTACGTCTACGTCTGGTGGACCGTTTGGCGCGATGGCAGGCTCGACCCGATCGAGCGCGAGTTCGTGCTGGTGTGCGGCGCGATCGTCGCGCTGTCGGCCCTCCTGCTGGCCGGCGTCCTCAAGGGCGGAAAGTCGCGCATCCGGCGCGCGATGGGCATTCTCGCGGACAACGCGGCGGTCACCTACTGCCTGATCCGGATGGACGAAGGCGGCGCCGTGCTGCTCGGCGTGTACCTGTTCGTCGCGTTCGGCAACGGGTTCCGGTTCGGGCGTGCATACCTGTACGCGGCGCAGGTCGCGGCGATCCTGGGATTCGTGCTCGCGCTCTGGCTCTCGCCGTTCTGGTCGCAGCACCTGGGCATCGGCACCGGCTTCCTGATCGCGCTCCTGGTCCTCCCGCTCTACGTGGGGGTGCTGTCGCAGCGGATCACCGAGGCGAAGCGACGCGCGGACGAGGCGAACGCGGCCAAGGGACGGTTCCTCGCCAACGTGAGTCACGAGATGCGCACGCCGCTGAACGGCGTCATCGCGATGGCCGACGTGCTGCGCGAGACCAGCCTGAACGAAGCGCAGAGCGAGATCGTCGAGACGATGATGACCTCGGCCAACCTGCTGCTCGCCCAGATCGAGGACGTGCTGGACATGGCCAAGATCGAGGCCGGGCGCGTCGCGATCGAGGTGCGCCCGTTCGATCTCGGCAAGCTGGCGACCGGTACCGTCAAGGTCATGCTGCCGCAGGCGCGCTACAAGGGACTCGCGATCAATACCGAGATCGACGCTTCCGCCGCGCGCTGGTTCGAAGGCGATGCGCACCACATCCGGCAGATCCTGCTCAACCTCCTGTCCAACGCCGTCAAGTTCACCGAGACCGGCGAGATCTCGCTGCGCGTTCGCGCAGCCGACGACGGCGAATCGCGCTCGGTCGTGCGCGTCGAGGTCCAGGACACCGGGATCGGCATCCCCGAGGCGAAACAGGCGGCGATCTTCGAACCGTTCACCCAGGCGGACGACTCGGTCACGCGTGTCTATGGCGGC is part of the Burkholderiales bacterium genome and harbors:
- a CDS encoding alpha/beta fold hydrolase; this encodes MAHAQSFVVPATDGFPLGATLWTSSADPSSAHIVVVNAGAGIPARYYDRFAAWLADRGAPTLTYDYRGIGSSCPARLKGFEATVEDWGSKDCAAILDVMRARFPTSKLTVLGHSIGGFVAGLAPRGEHVDRLALVGAHTGYWRDYAPRVRLPMYAAWHVAMPLLARFTGYVPGRPFGLPSDLPAGVARDWARRRKPEPWWYLKRPDGSPDTERIANVVARFDAFRANALVVSVGDDPFATEEATARIVALFRNCRFEERRVDPARIGLPKVGHFGFFRSRMRETLWPLVGDFLAA
- a CDS encoding response regulator, which codes for MARPSPPPVSQSPSPPGRLRALLARADRPELEQAVLRVSIVALVYVYVWWTVWRDGRLDPIEREFVLVCGAIVALSALLLAGVLKGGKSRIRRAMGILADNAAVTYCLIRMDEGGAVLLGVYLFVAFGNGFRFGRAYLYAAQVAAILGFVLALWLSPFWSQHLGIGTGFLIALLVLPLYVGVLSQRITEAKRRADEANAAKGRFLANVSHEMRTPLNGVIAMADVLRETSLNEAQSEIVETMMTSANLLLAQIEDVLDMAKIEAGRVAIEVRPFDLGKLATGTVKVMLPQARYKGLAINTEIDASAARWFEGDAHHIRQILLNLLSNAVKFTETGEISLRVRAADDGESRSVVRVEVQDTGIGIPEAKQAAIFEPFTQADDSVTRVYGGTGLGTTIARHLVMLMGGRIGLASTVGKGSLFWFELPLAHAEPRGLDLTTDLSDATRTAAATMQASTTGGASTKVHKIRGARILVAEDNATNQRVAQLILESGGHLVTLVDNGEAALDALERGGFDLALFDLSMPVVSGLEALKLYRFTTSRPIPVLILSANVTTEAIAECERAGAAEFMPKPLRASLLLDAVERHLATDADRAAAPPPERVEDRPSLTVVETPPLDPSVLSDLVKLSTDPSFIDRLLRGFKGDTERLVREIGDALASRRYDLAKDAAHALKGGAASVGAMQLFQIASRIDKAAHEQLRLRAVPWTEELVSAANRARLAIDEHLDARRQQGLGGGDA